The sequence AATTGCAGCCCTGCTCAGAAGTGCCCTTCCTGTGATTCCACTTCTGGCCCGGCTGGCCTTCTTTCCATTTTGCCATTCTCACACCCTTTCTCATTCTTACTGTCTGCACCAGGATGTGATCCGCCTTGCTTGTGCTGACACTAAGTTTAATGTTATTTATGGGTTAGTTCTGATCACTTTGCTGTGGGGAATGGACTCTCTGGGTATTTTTGTGTCTTATGTTTTCATCCTTCACTCAGTATTAAAAATTTCATCTCAGGAGGGGAGATTTAAGGCTCTCAACACATGTGCATCTCACATCTGTGCTGTACTTATTCTTTATGTGCCTATGATTGGGCTCTCTATTGTCCATCGTTTTGCCAAACACTCATCCCCTCTCATCCACATCTTCATGGCACATATCTACCTGCTAGTTCCACCTGTGCTCAACCCAATCATCTATAGTGTGAAGACCAAGCAGATCCGCCAAGGAGTTCTCCACCTGCTTTTCACCCTAAAACTCAGTTCTTCTGTGATGTAGGTTTGTCCTCAAGAAAATGATGGCATCAATATtacctttaaaatatatagtgATTTTTCTACATGCTATGTTGGCACCAGAATTGTCAACAAAATATTActgaaaaggacagaaataaaattGACATCACATCATGCAGATGTCCTAAAGTAGAGAGTTGGTGTCCACTGGGATTATACAGACTGACTTAACACGTGTTTCCTAAATCTCCTCTAGACATGAATATGTTGGAATTCAATCTGTTAGATACCATTTAAATCTATTGTCTCCCATTTCTAATCCTAACCCTGATTCATGGTTTcctgtccatgaagttttcctTGATTATTCTAAACTCATATTTCTGTGTTTCATGACATACTACATTTGTCTGGGAATCTCACATTACCCTTCTTGTTATAAATGTGTTTGTAAATCTGCTGAAGTTACCTTTattaaagatggtaatgataatattGATATAAAAGTATATTAGAGCTCACAGCATTTTATCTATCTTCATGGTGCATcagcagcatcttttaaaattttatgcacATACTCTGTATTTTCTCaaactttccttgtggctcagacagtaaagcatctgcctacaatgtgggagacctagattcaatccctgagttgggaagatctcctggagaaggaaacggcaacccactccagtattcttacctggaaaatcccatgcatggaggaacctggtaggctacagtccatgcggtcacagagttggacacaactgagcgacttcacttctgtGTTTTCTCAGGAAATTAAATTTCATGAGGTATAGAAATGGGCAAActtcagtttgtttatttttccttaattttcagaaataattttaatcttACAAAAAGCTGACACTCAGTAGTTTTTAAAATCCCTGAGATGTTTTATGAAGCCAGTAATTATAATCCATTGGATTAAGTGTATCAAACAATATTTAGGATATAGTATTCAAGCATAAAAAATCTAACTGACTGAAGTGTAGCTACTTATGTTTGTGACagtaagaaacataaaatataaattttactttttctacaATTCTTTTGGCATATAAACTGTCTTTTCATATTATTCAAATGATCTAGTGCATGGCTATGCATAGAGTTGTATAACAAATGTGAAATTCTAGTCTAAATTTATTAATTCACATGCCTATACTTGTtcaaagacaaataaatgaagaagaaaaaagcctttaaagATGCTTTATAACTTTATGTATACTGGTCTTAATAATACATAATTAGTTTTCACAAATCTTATTCTAGCTACACTAGGAACTGTGTCTCATGCAGCTTGCTACCTGTGAGAAACAACactatgtttatttaaattatgtacTTAATAATTATTGACTGCATAAGTGAAAGAAATGAATCCATCTTTGGATAAAGAACGACTagttttattggatttttttaaaaatcttggagAAAGAGATTTCACTTTTCATAAGCCCACATTTCACATGACAAAAAAAGGTATTATTAACTTAAAATTACCATTTCAAATGTCAAGCATGTGAAGGATATCTAAGACTTCACATGACTTATTCCTGTTCCCTAGTTTTAATTCAGTTATATCTGCCCCCATCCCTCTTATCCTATTTCTTGACTCTACTTCTAAATATTCTTCTCCTTcagcactttcactttgactGAAGGGATatcaagtaaaaataaagcaagatatGTGAACATCAAATTTAGATGATATcctacagtaaataaataaaataaaattaatataaataaattttgaaagacaATGTGAACATTATAATTTGCTGTATACCATATAAGTAGCACTTAACTATAGCCATTCTACAAAaccttcaaattaaaaatatatttttagtgtcTGCTTGCTGAATACATCTATCATAATGCTTCTGCTCCAAAAAATGAAaggttttatcattttcttttagctaacaaatatatttaaactatTGAATCTTAGATTTTGCATTTcacacaaatacaaaaatatacaaatgaatatgaaatataCAGGCCAACTTTTGAGTTTACAAATTAtcctatatatatttcttaagttatcctatatatatttcttaagatATATTATTAAGGGTACTTTATATTCATAAatggggcttctcttgtagctcagacagtgaagaatctgcctgcaggagatccaggtttgatccctgagttgggaagatcccctagaaaagggaatggcaacccactccagtattcttgccagctaaataccatggacagaggagcctggcaggctatagtccatgtgattgcaaagagtcggaaatgaatGAGCAGTCAACACACATATTCATAAAGTATACTTTACTAAACACACTCAAAAAACATATTATCAAAATTAAGGTGACTCTCCCTATAAAATATAGTGATTGAAGACACTAGCGAttgaatatacaaataaatggatatcAAGTTTGTATTATGAATTGAGAAGAGAAGCactatcttgtttttaaaaatttaacaaaagctAGAGTCCCAGCAAGTAGATAGTGCTATTGAAAGAGGAAGGCCTCTTGTCCTTCCCCAAATTCACAATAATATGATTTAAGCATCTATCTCATTTGTACTTGGACTTATAAATTAAGAGACACTCTTACTcatattgtaatatatagtaatgttcaatcactaagtcttgtctgactctttgtgacctcatcgactgcagtacaccaggcctccctatccctcaccatctcccggggttgacttaaactcatgtccattgaatgggtgatactatccaactatcacatctcatgaacctttatcagcaaagttaTGGCTTTGCTTTTTATGTTGTTTGATGAAGTCATGAGTATTTATTTGCCTTCTAAAAGCCTTCTATGCCTACCTGAAGAATGTGTAAATATA comes from Cervus elaphus chromosome 1, mCerEla1.1, whole genome shotgun sequence and encodes:
- the LOC122700651 gene encoding olfactory receptor 51L1-like; the encoded protein is MTTANSSNILSSTFYLTGIPGYEEFHHWISIPFCLLYLVGIMGNCTILHIVQTDPRLHQPMYYFLAMLSLTDMGMSLPTMISLFRVLWSLSREIQFNTCVVQMFFIHTFSFTESSVLLAMALDRYVAICHPLRYATIFTPTLITKIGIAALLRSALPVIPLLARLAFFPFCHSHTLSHSYCLHQDVIRLACADTKFNVIYGLVLITLLWGMDSLGIFVSYVFILHSVLKISSQEGRFKALNTCASHICAVLILYVPMIGLSIVHRFAKHSSPLIHIFMAHIYLLVPPVLNPIIYSVKTKQIRQGVLHLLFTLKLSSSVM